One Myotis daubentonii chromosome 12, mMyoDau2.1, whole genome shotgun sequence genomic region harbors:
- the ACOXL gene encoding LOW QUALITY PROTEIN: acyl-coenzyme A oxidase-like protein (The sequence of the model RefSeq protein was modified relative to this genomic sequence to represent the inferred CDS: substituted 2 bases at 2 genomic stop codons), with protein MQAEKTKNFVSRSPVIGEVLSTADMATAVTCGIIYWLFGGAVRNLRSPAHITKWLQPLQEQKYTGMFAMTKRGHGSNVRGIQTEATCDLTAQEFVIHTPCEDAKKMYIGNAMHGNYAAVFAQLIVVGWCXGPHCFIVPVXDENGSLYPGVTVVDMMYKEGAPGVDNGILIFEEVRIPRDNLLDQWVVCDPDGQYHSPIKNKSARFNAMLPALTPLRSAVTFQAIGAMKVADAH; from the exons ATGCAG gcagagaaaacaaagaattttGTCAGTCGAAGCCCCGTCATAGGAGAAGTGCTCTCCACAGCGGACATGGCCACAGCAGTAACG TGTGGAATAATTTATTGGCTATTTGGTGGTGCGGTCAGGAATCTCAGAAGCCCAGCACATATAACTAAGTGGCTTCAGCCACTCCAG GAGCAGAAATACACTGGGATGTTTGCAATGACTAAGAGGGGCCATGGGAGCAATGTGAGAGGGATCCAGACCGAAGCCACTTGTGACCTCACTGCACAG GAGTTTGTGATCCACACACCATGTGAAGATGCTAAAAAGATGTACATCGGAAATGCCATGCACGGGAACTACGCTGCGGTCTTTGCCCAGCTCATTGTGGTTGGATGGTGTTAAG GGCCCCACTGCTTTATTGTTCCTGTCTGAGACGAAAATGGAAGCTTGTACCCAGGAGTGACTGTGGTTGATATGATGTACAAAGAAGGTG CGCCTGGTGTGGATAATGGGATTTTAATATTTGAGGAGGTTCGGATACCAAGGGACAACCTGCTGGATCAGTGGGTG GTGTGTGACCCAGATGGGCAGTACCATTCCCCTATTAAGAACAAGAGTGCAAGATTCAACGCGATGCTGCCAGCACTGACCCCTTTGAGATCAGCGGTGACTTTCCAGGCTATCGGCGCCATGAAGGTAGCTGACGCTCATTGA